In Dyadobacter sp. NIV53, a single window of DNA contains:
- a CDS encoding DUF4286 family protein, translating to MIIYNITVNISYPSEKEWLTYMKTIHIPEILATNLPVEVKLLRLLTEIENEGSTYTSQFKFRTMEDFLAYQTHHQEELQEKHHQKFNGQYVSFRTLLEEA from the coding sequence ATGATTATCTATAACATTACAGTAAATATTAGTTATCCATCTGAAAAAGAATGGCTTACTTATATGAAAACAATTCACATACCTGAGATCCTGGCTACCAATCTGCCAGTTGAAGTTAAACTGCTGAGGTTACTGACCGAGATAGAAAATGAAGGCTCTACCTACACATCTCAATTTAAATTCAGGACAATGGAAGATTTTCTTGCTTATCAAACACACCATCAGGAAGAATTGCAGGAAAAACATCATCAAAAATTTAATGGTCAGTATGTCTCTTTTCGGACACTTTTAGAAGAAGCCTGA
- a CDS encoding pyridoxal phosphate-dependent aminotransferase family protein: MDIFEKLQNNSGPIGTPAKMLNSHHYFSFPMLEGELGPRMRFMGREVLNWSLNNYLGLANHPEVRKADADAAAKWGLAYPMGARMMSGNSVQHEEFEKELAEFVGKKDAFLLNYGYQGIMSAIECICDYRDVIVYDAESHACIIDGIRLHKAKLGEYYKFNHNDMESLEKNLKRATKVANEKGGGVLVITEGVFGMSGKVGDLKAIVELKKKYDFRLLVDDAHGFGTMGETGAGVGELLGVQKDIDLYFSTFAKSMAAIGAFIASDNPEIIMYLKYNMRSQTYAKALPMPFVEAGRKRLEIIKATPELRTKLWENVAAMQNGLRNRGFNIGSTESPVTPVFLHSEGGVPEVTRMVRDLRENMGVFCSIVVYPVVPKGQIMLRIIPTASHTLEDVEYTLDAFTTLADKLKNRVYQIEDVQEVVE; the protein is encoded by the coding sequence GTGGATATTTTTGAGAAATTGCAAAACAACTCAGGACCTATCGGGACTCCTGCCAAAATGCTGAACAGCCATCATTATTTTTCATTTCCAATGCTGGAAGGAGAGCTTGGTCCCCGTATGCGTTTTATGGGTCGTGAAGTTTTGAACTGGAGTCTTAATAATTACCTTGGCCTTGCAAACCATCCGGAGGTTAGAAAAGCAGATGCAGATGCAGCAGCAAAGTGGGGTCTTGCTTATCCTATGGGTGCAAGAATGATGTCGGGGAACTCTGTCCAGCATGAAGAATTTGAAAAAGAATTAGCTGAGTTTGTAGGGAAAAAAGATGCATTTCTTTTAAACTACGGATATCAGGGAATTATGTCAGCAATCGAGTGTATTTGTGATTACCGCGATGTGATCGTTTACGATGCGGAATCTCATGCATGTATAATAGATGGAATCCGTTTGCATAAGGCTAAACTTGGTGAATATTACAAGTTTAACCATAATGATATGGAAAGCCTGGAAAAAAACCTGAAACGTGCCACAAAAGTAGCCAACGAAAAGGGTGGTGGTGTTCTGGTTATTACTGAGGGCGTATTCGGGATGTCGGGAAAGGTTGGAGATCTTAAGGCAATTGTTGAACTAAAGAAAAAATATGATTTCCGCTTGCTTGTAGATGATGCACACGGTTTCGGGACAATGGGTGAAACCGGCGCGGGTGTTGGAGAATTGTTGGGTGTACAAAAAGACATCGATCTGTATTTCTCGACTTTCGCTAAATCTATGGCGGCTATTGGTGCATTCATTGCTTCGGACAATCCTGAAATAATTATGTATTTGAAATATAACATGCGTTCCCAGACTTACGCAAAAGCACTTCCAATGCCTTTTGTAGAAGCGGGACGTAAGCGTTTGGAAATAATTAAGGCAACCCCTGAATTAAGGACCAAGCTTTGGGAAAATGTCGCAGCCATGCAAAATGGCTTACGCAACCGCGGATTCAACATCGGATCAACGGAATCACCCGTTACGCCTGTTTTCCTGCATAGTGAAGGTGGAGTTCCGGAAGTGACCAGAATGGTGCGTGACCTTCGTGAAAATATGGGTGTCTTCTGTTCAATAGTAGTTTACCCGGTTGTTCCCAAAGGACAAATCATGCTTCGTATTATTCCAACTGCTTCTCATACGCTGGAAGATGTTGAATATACACTTGATGCATTTACAACTCTGGCTGACAAATTAAAAAACCGGGTGTATCAGATTGAAGATGTACAGGAGGTTGTAGAATAG
- a CDS encoding O-methyltransferase, translating into MKKLVNDARLYLGVARRIGYTMTLGMFNSDRRNSLLSLYQVYRHQQNPEDIIPVDPFIIPKTDVFELLGNDHATCEGVYECGFGHTTEFELKVISNLVKKLNPKTIFEIGTFQGRTTLNMALNTEPDAKIITLDLPSSDLDSTQMKIEEGEIRYVKKESSGERFVGHPMAYKINQVYGDSATFSFAEYENSVDLAFIDGSHAYEYVLNDSRKILSIMRTGGLIIWHDYTNWQGVWSALNELYQTDYQFKNIRHIGGTSIAILEVV; encoded by the coding sequence ATGAAAAAATTGGTAAACGATGCTCGGTTGTATCTTGGTGTAGCCCGGAGAATTGGTTATACAATGACCCTAGGAATGTTTAATAGCGACCGAAGAAATTCACTCTTGTCTCTTTACCAAGTCTATAGACATCAACAAAATCCAGAAGATATTATACCTGTTGATCCGTTTATTATTCCAAAAACAGATGTGTTCGAATTACTGGGCAATGATCACGCAACATGTGAAGGAGTATATGAATGTGGATTTGGTCACACGACGGAATTCGAATTAAAAGTGATTAGCAATCTGGTCAAAAAATTAAATCCGAAAACAATTTTTGAAATCGGCACTTTTCAGGGACGAACTACATTAAACATGGCTCTTAATACAGAGCCTGATGCAAAGATTATTACGCTGGACCTGCCAAGCAGTGATCTTGATTCAACCCAGATGAAAATTGAAGAAGGAGAAATCAGATATGTAAAAAAAGAATCATCAGGAGAGCGGTTTGTTGGGCATCCGATGGCCTATAAAATCAATCAGGTTTATGGTGATTCAGCTACTTTTTCATTCGCGGAATATGAAAATTCAGTGGATCTGGCGTTCATTGATGGATCACATGCGTATGAATACGTCCTGAATGACAGTCGAAAGATACTTTCCATAATGCGCACGGGTGGTTTAATTATTTGGCATGACTATACAAATTGGCAAGGTGTTTGGTCCGCACTTAACGAATTATATCAGACTGATTACCAGTTTAAAAACATCAGACACATAGGTGGAACAAGCATTGCAATACTTGAAGTGGTATAA
- a CDS encoding alpha/beta fold hydrolase — protein MNLHRKTLVLLHGHGVDDTIWDYLDAALNDAFTIVRPNISLFTFCQSVEDYAGELHRFLTNATIQKCTLIGHSMGGYIALAFAEKYPEMLEGFGLFHSTAFADDEAKKHQRNQTIDLLKNHGTEAFVKHTAPNLFGDRFKEIYPEKINAHIQRYGKLPAQALIAGIIAMRDRTDRTAVLASMPFPVLFIIGMQDKLIPFESCIELSGYPKQSYPFILAEAGHLGMVERPDATARMINWYLEKISSI, from the coding sequence ATGAATCTACACCGGAAAACTTTAGTATTATTGCATGGCCATGGCGTGGACGACACGATCTGGGATTATCTTGATGCTGCTCTCAACGACGCTTTTACCATTGTAAGGCCCAATATTTCACTCTTCACATTCTGTCAGTCGGTAGAAGATTATGCCGGAGAATTACATCGTTTTTTAACCAATGCCACTATTCAGAAATGCACATTGATCGGTCACTCAATGGGCGGCTATATTGCACTTGCGTTTGCTGAAAAATATCCTGAAATGCTTGAAGGTTTTGGACTGTTTCACTCAACTGCTTTTGCTGACGATGAAGCTAAAAAGCATCAGCGCAACCAAACCATTGATCTTCTCAAAAACCATGGTACTGAGGCTTTTGTAAAACATACTGCCCCGAATCTGTTTGGAGACAGGTTTAAGGAAATATATCCTGAAAAGATCAATGCCCACATTCAACGCTATGGTAAATTACCTGCCCAGGCATTGATAGCCGGCATTATTGCCATGCGTGACAGGACAGACCGGACAGCTGTACTGGCGTCTATGCCATTTCCGGTATTATTTATTATTGGTATGCAGGACAAACTTATACCTTTTGAAAGCTGTATTGAATTGTCAGGTTATCCTAAACAAAGTTATCCGTTTATTCTTGCTGAAGCCGGACACCTGGGTATGGTAGAACGTCCGGATGCAACGGCAAGAATGATAAACTGGTATTTGGAGAAAATTTCTTCAATATAA
- a CDS encoding acetyl/propionyl/methylcrotonyl-CoA carboxylase subunit alpha — MPPIKKILVANRGEIALRIMRTAREMGILTVAIFSEADRMSPHVRYADEAVCVGPASSSESYLRGDKIINICKELNADAIHPGYGFLSENADFAKKVKEAGLIFIGPSDTSIAIMGNKLTAKQAAGKYNIPMVPGTSSAITDRLEAKTIAASIGYPILIKASAGGGGKGMRIVNRDTEFDEQMDRAVSEAISSFGDGSVFIEKYITSPKHIEIQVLGDHYGNIIHLFERECSIQRRHQKVIEEAPSISVTPEIREAMGKCAIDVARSCDYYGAGTVEFIMDESRNFYFLEMNTRLQVEHPVTEQITGVDLVKQMILIAEGNPLSISQDNLIIKGHAIEARVYAEDAANDFLPDVGTLQTYNRPQGNGVRVDDGFEQGMDIPIYYDPMIAKLITYGENRDEAINKMVRAIDEYQISGVETTLPFCRFVMQHKAFVSGEFDTNFVNKYFSAENLKREQKPSSEMLAALITAHLATSLKPVETPINDSVSANISKWRTRRFNNN; from the coding sequence ATGCCTCCGATAAAAAAAATACTTGTTGCTAACCGTGGAGAAATTGCCCTGAGAATTATGCGTACAGCCCGGGAAATGGGTATATTAACTGTTGCTATTTTTAGTGAAGCCGACAGAATGTCCCCACATGTAAGATATGCGGATGAGGCAGTTTGTGTTGGCCCGGCCTCATCTTCTGAATCATATCTGAGGGGAGATAAAATAATAAATATATGTAAAGAATTAAATGCAGATGCCATTCATCCTGGTTACGGCTTCCTCTCAGAAAATGCTGACTTTGCGAAGAAAGTCAAAGAAGCAGGCTTAATTTTTATTGGCCCGTCGGATACTTCCATTGCCATAATGGGAAACAAACTGACTGCCAAACAGGCTGCGGGTAAATATAACATTCCAATGGTTCCAGGGACTTCGTCGGCCATAACAGACAGACTGGAAGCTAAGACCATTGCTGCGTCTATCGGATATCCGATATTAATAAAAGCAAGTGCAGGTGGTGGCGGTAAAGGTATGCGAATAGTAAATCGGGATACCGAATTTGACGAGCAGATGGATCGCGCAGTCAGTGAGGCAATCTCTTCGTTTGGAGACGGATCAGTTTTCATTGAAAAATATATCACTTCCCCGAAACATATTGAAATACAGGTATTGGGAGATCATTATGGCAATATCATCCATTTATTTGAACGTGAATGTTCTATCCAGCGGCGCCATCAAAAAGTAATTGAAGAGGCCCCTTCGATATCCGTTACTCCTGAAATCCGCGAAGCAATGGGAAAATGCGCTATTGATGTTGCGCGCTCATGTGATTATTACGGAGCAGGAACCGTAGAATTTATCATGGACGAGTCCCGTAACTTTTATTTTCTGGAAATGAATACCAGATTGCAGGTAGAACATCCGGTAACCGAGCAGATTACTGGCGTTGACCTGGTAAAACAAATGATTTTAATTGCGGAAGGCAATCCATTATCTATTAGCCAGGATAACCTTATCATAAAAGGACACGCCATAGAGGCCAGGGTATATGCTGAAGATGCAGCCAACGACTTCCTGCCCGATGTAGGAACTCTCCAGACATACAACAGGCCACAGGGAAATGGCGTAAGAGTAGATGATGGATTTGAACAAGGTATGGACATTCCCATCTATTATGATCCCATGATTGCCAAACTGATCACTTATGGTGAAAATCGTGATGAAGCGATTAATAAAATGGTACGGGCAATTGACGAATATCAAATTTCGGGAGTAGAAACTACACTTCCTTTTTGTCGATTTGTAATGCAGCATAAAGCATTTGTAAGTGGGGAATTTGATACGAATTTTGTTAACAAGTATTTCTCGGCCGAGAATTTAAAAAGAGAACAAAAACCAAGTTCTGAAATGCTGGCTGCACTAATAACTGCTCATTTAGCCACATCATTAAAGCCTGTTGAAACACCAATAAACGATTCTGTATCAGCGAATATATCAAAATGGAGAACACGGCGGTTCAACAATAACTAA
- a CDS encoding S9 family peptidase, which translates to MKKFTPSFYFQKIYILVFGCFLFLTACDSNNTPDPIVENQYLEDDSLIREIPKETILQSATALSPLLPGFVKNGVKAYRITYKTKNTDGNEIIASGAIILPVTDQSVSMISVQHGTITNDESAPSHFNPGSEGASFGSLFGSLGYIIAYPDYIGYGASKGYPHPYEHRASLASASLDMLRAAKEFLKGHAEVKWDEKLYIAGYSEGGYATMSLQKKLKKKLHRNLTFELRAVELVHMTKLPS; encoded by the coding sequence ATGAAAAAATTTACTCCTTCTTTTTACTTTCAAAAAATCTATATTCTTGTTTTTGGGTGCTTTTTGTTCCTGACAGCCTGCGACAGCAATAACACGCCTGATCCGATTGTAGAAAATCAGTATCTGGAAGATGACAGCCTTATCAGGGAAATACCAAAGGAAACAATCTTGCAAAGTGCTACTGCCCTGAGCCCACTCTTACCTGGATTTGTAAAAAATGGGGTAAAAGCATACAGAATTACATATAAAACAAAAAATACAGATGGTAATGAAATTATAGCTTCCGGAGCTATTATTCTACCTGTTACAGACCAGTCTGTGTCTATGATTAGCGTGCAGCATGGTACTATTACTAACGATGAGTCCGCTCCATCGCATTTTAATCCTGGCTCAGAAGGTGCCTCTTTTGGTTCATTATTTGGTTCGCTTGGTTATATTATCGCCTATCCCGACTACATTGGATATGGTGCTTCAAAGGGGTATCCACATCCCTACGAGCATAGAGCGTCACTTGCTTCGGCTTCACTGGATATGCTCCGAGCAGCAAAAGAGTTCCTGAAAGGACATGCAGAAGTAAAATGGGATGAGAAATTATACATTGCGGGTTATTCAGAAGGCGGGTATGCAACCATGTCATTGCAAAAAAAATTGAAGAAGAAGCTTCATCGGAATTTAACCTTCGAGCTTCGAGCTGTGGAGCTGGTGCATATGACAAAACTGCCTTCATGA
- a CDS encoding 30S ribosomal protein THX, whose amino-acid sequence MGKGDKKTRRGKIWRGTFGVLRRPSENQNKPVSGVETSPTNTKQS is encoded by the coding sequence ATGGGAAAAGGAGATAAAAAAACAAGAAGAGGAAAAATCTGGCGGGGTACCTTTGGCGTATTAAGGCGTCCTTCCGAAAACCAAAATAAACCTGTTTCCGGGGTTGAAACTTCACCTACTAATACCAAACAGTCCTAG
- a CDS encoding MaoC family dehydratase: MNIEPVVNASFDHFFRFTQDEVIRFAELTGDNNPLHLDAAYAATTNFKRPIIHGILGATVFTKVLGTQFPGFGSVYLKQTLEFLRPMYVETDYKAVFTIKSIQEEKHIAEISTEIVDITTKKVVTRGIATMINDKIF, from the coding sequence ATGAATATTGAGCCTGTTGTAAATGCCAGTTTTGACCATTTTTTTCGTTTCACCCAGGATGAAGTGATACGCTTTGCAGAATTAACCGGAGATAATAATCCACTTCACTTGGATGCGGCTTATGCTGCGACTACAAATTTTAAACGCCCGATTATTCACGGAATACTGGGAGCAACGGTTTTTACGAAAGTTTTAGGAACCCAGTTTCCAGGCTTTGGTTCAGTTTATCTAAAACAAACCCTGGAATTTCTCCGGCCTATGTATGTGGAAACAGACTATAAAGCCGTTTTTACGATCAAGTCGATCCAGGAAGAAAAACATATAGCTGAAATATCAACAGAAATCGTAGATATTACTACCAAAAAAGTAGTTACGAGAGGAATCGCAACAATGATCAATGACAAAATATTCTAA
- a CDS encoding cytochrome B, which translates to MNILIHAHSGLRYVVLALLIAAIIVAYSNWQSAKQGDSKIYLFAFIATHTQLLIGLILFFMSPKVNFDFISDKFYRFFTIEHGFTMLIAIALITVGRIRSKKLEGANKHRTVLYFYAMALIIIMVAIPWPFRNLGSGWF; encoded by the coding sequence ATGAATATTCTTATACATGCTCATTCGGGCTTGCGTTACGTTGTACTTGCATTATTGATTGCAGCTATTATCGTCGCATATTCCAATTGGCAAAGTGCAAAGCAGGGAGACAGCAAAATTTATTTATTTGCTTTCATTGCCACTCATACCCAGCTTTTGATTGGACTGATCCTGTTTTTTATGAGCCCAAAAGTCAATTTTGATTTTATCAGCGATAAATTTTACCGTTTCTTTACCATCGAACACGGATTTACGATGCTGATAGCGATTGCATTGATCACAGTTGGCAGAATCAGATCTAAAAAACTGGAAGGTGCCAATAAGCATAGAACCGTTCTTTATTTTTATGCCATGGCTTTAATCATTATTATGGTAGCGATTCCATGGCCTTTCAGGAATCTCGGATCGGGATGGTTTTAA
- a CDS encoding 2-C-methyl-D-erythritol 4-phosphate cytidylyltransferase, whose translation MQEYVIIVAGGTGSRMKSDIPKQFIALNGLPILMHTIKAFRNYSDKLSIILVLPENQFEYWQLLCKQYSFHESLLLIAGGNTRFDSVKNGLNSINADIGLVAVHDGVRPIISKQIISESFQHASEFGSAIVSVPMKDSIRKINKDGDNISEDRTAFRLIQTPQTFRLDWMQKAFTASYQANFTDCASVLESAGYTIQLIEGAYENIKITTPEDLRWAEIYL comes from the coding sequence ATGCAGGAATACGTTATAATTGTAGCAGGCGGTACAGGAAGTCGCATGAAAAGCGATATTCCAAAACAATTCATAGCGTTGAATGGCCTACCCATTTTGATGCATACAATAAAAGCGTTCAGAAATTATTCGGATAAGCTTTCCATCATATTGGTTTTGCCAGAAAATCAGTTTGAATACTGGCAACTGTTATGCAAACAGTATTCTTTCCATGAATCTTTATTACTTATTGCTGGCGGGAATACCCGATTTGATTCTGTTAAAAATGGGCTTAATAGTATAAATGCTGATATTGGCCTTGTAGCGGTTCATGATGGAGTTCGGCCAATAATTAGTAAACAAATTATTTCTGAAAGCTTTCAGCATGCATCAGAATTCGGATCTGCTATAGTTAGCGTCCCAATGAAAGATTCCATCCGGAAAATTAATAAAGATGGAGATAATATCTCAGAAGACAGAACTGCATTTCGTTTAATTCAGACTCCCCAGACCTTTCGTCTTGACTGGATGCAAAAAGCGTTTACTGCTTCATATCAGGCAAATTTTACCGATTGTGCCAGTGTGCTAGAATCAGCAGGTTATACAATTCAGCTGATTGAAGGTGCTTATGAAAATATCAAGATTACCACACCCGAAGATTTAAGATGGGCTGAAATTTATCTGTAA
- the queA gene encoding tRNA preQ1(34) S-adenosylmethionine ribosyltransferase-isomerase QueA has translation MKLSEFKFDLPQSLIALHPTDRGESRLMVVHRKTGEIEHKMFADLINYFDDGDTMAINDTKVFPARLYGQKEKTGAKIEVFLLRELNREMRLWDVLVDPARKIRVGNKLYFGDSDLVAEVIDNTTSRGRTIRFLYDGNNDEFMKLVDELGETPLPPEIISRRKVESADRERFQTIFAEHIGAVAAPTAGLHFTKAMMKRLEIKGVNFAPVTLHVGLGTFRTVDVEDLTKHKTDSENYRITQASADIVNTSIDSKKRVCAVGTTSLKAIESSVSASGHLKAVEGWTDKFVFPPYEFKIANAMLSNFQLPESILLMSACAFGGFDLVMKAYELAIKEKYKFFTYGDAMLII, from the coding sequence ATGAAGCTATCCGAATTTAAATTTGACTTACCCCAAAGCCTTATTGCACTTCATCCTACAGACCGCGGCGAATCACGCTTAATGGTTGTACATCGTAAAACAGGAGAAATAGAACACAAAATGTTTGCCGATCTTATCAATTACTTTGATGATGGTGACACAATGGCTATTAATGATACGAAGGTATTTCCTGCCCGTCTTTATGGTCAAAAGGAAAAAACAGGAGCTAAAATTGAAGTATTTCTTTTGCGCGAACTTAACCGGGAAATGCGTTTATGGGACGTTTTGGTTGATCCTGCCCGTAAAATCCGTGTCGGTAATAAATTATATTTTGGAGATAGTGACCTTGTAGCAGAAGTTATTGATAATACTACTTCACGCGGACGTACTATTCGTTTTCTATATGATGGAAATAACGACGAATTTATGAAACTGGTGGATGAATTGGGTGAAACTCCGCTTCCTCCTGAAATCATTTCCCGTCGTAAAGTTGAAAGTGCTGACCGTGAGCGGTTCCAGACTATTTTCGCTGAACATATCGGAGCTGTGGCAGCACCTACGGCAGGATTGCATTTTACAAAAGCAATGATGAAACGCCTGGAAATAAAAGGTGTGAATTTTGCTCCGGTTACTTTACATGTTGGCTTAGGAACTTTTCGTACTGTGGATGTTGAGGATTTAACAAAACACAAAACTGATTCAGAAAATTACAGGATAACGCAGGCAAGTGCAGACATTGTTAATACTTCGATAGATTCTAAAAAACGTGTTTGCGCTGTTGGAACTACTTCTTTAAAAGCTATTGAATCATCTGTTTCGGCAAGTGGTCATTTAAAAGCGGTTGAAGGATGGACTGATAAATTTGTTTTCCCTCCTTACGAATTTAAAATTGCGAATGCAATGTTGTCTAACTTCCAATTGCCGGAATCAATTCTATTGATGTCGGCCTGCGCATTTGGAGGTTTTGACCTTGTTATGAAAGCATATGAACTTGCCATAAAAGAGAAATACAAATTTTTTACTTATGGAGATGCTATGCTGATTATCTAA
- the cysM gene encoding cysteine synthase CysM: protein MSSLLDLVGNTPLVELNRINPNPQVKIYGKLEGNNPGGSVKDRAAYSMIKGALDRGEIKSGTKLIEATSGNTGIALAMIASLFEVEIELIMPQNSTRERVLTMEAFGAKVTLTETMEGARDYAEKLAADNGYFMLNQFANPDNWKAHYKTTGSEIWKDTNQKITHFVSSMGTTGTIMGVSRYLKEQNENVQIIGCQPTDGSSIPGIRKWPEEYLPKIFDRNRVDRVMEVTQENAVAMTRRLAKEEAVFAGMSSGGAAWAAIELAKELTSGVIVFIVCDRGDRYLSSELFG, encoded by the coding sequence ATGTCCTCACTTCTCGACTTGGTTGGCAACACTCCACTTGTTGAATTAAACCGGATTAATCCGAATCCTCAGGTAAAAATATATGGTAAACTGGAAGGCAATAACCCTGGCGGCAGTGTAAAAGACCGGGCTGCTTACAGCATGATTAAGGGTGCATTGGATCGTGGAGAAATAAAATCCGGAACAAAGCTCATAGAAGCCACAAGTGGAAATACCGGGATTGCATTGGCTATGATCGCAAGTTTGTTCGAGGTAGAAATTGAATTGATCATGCCACAGAATTCTACCCGTGAACGTGTATTGACTATGGAAGCTTTCGGCGCAAAAGTTACATTGACAGAAACAATGGAAGGTGCCCGGGATTATGCAGAAAAGCTGGCAGCTGATAACGGATACTTTATGCTGAACCAGTTTGCAAATCCTGATAACTGGAAAGCACATTATAAGACGACCGGATCTGAAATCTGGAAAGATACCAATCAAAAGATCACACATTTTGTATCGTCTATGGGTACTACCGGTACCATTATGGGTGTCTCACGTTATCTGAAAGAACAAAATGAAAATGTGCAGATCATCGGATGTCAGCCGACAGACGGATCAAGTATTCCGGGTATACGGAAATGGCCTGAAGAATATTTGCCAAAAATATTTGATAGAAACAGAGTCGACCGGGTTATGGAAGTCACTCAGGAGAATGCCGTTGCAATGACACGCAGATTAGCCAAAGAAGAGGCAGTATTTGCTGGTATGAGTAGCGGAGGCGCTGCGTGGGCAGCCATTGAGCTCGCAAAAGAACTGACCTCAGGAGTAATTGTATTTATAGTTTGTGACCGCGGAGACAGATACCTTTCCAGTGAGTTATTTGGGTAA
- a CDS encoding histone H1, with the protein MARFDEVKDLILSLEGDFDKFYNKENQAAGTRVRKGMQDLKTLAQEIRSEVQDKKNAAEK; encoded by the coding sequence ATGGCAAGATTTGATGAAGTAAAGGATCTGATCCTTTCCCTTGAAGGAGACTTTGATAAGTTCTACAACAAAGAAAACCAAGCTGCGGGTACTCGTGTACGCAAAGGCATGCAGGATCTTAAAACGTTGGCTCAAGAAATCCGCTCAGAAGTTCAGGATAAGAAAAATGCTGCTGAAAAGTAA
- the hpf gene encoding ribosome hibernation-promoting factor, HPF/YfiA family → MRLQMQAIHFDADPKLLSFIQQKLDKLDTFYDQITSGEVFLKLDKSDNAKLHTKLLEVKLYVPGGTMFVKEQGTTFEEATDLAVDTLKMQVKKFKDKRNNSRAPKLIDEVEETVEFAVIAEETEE, encoded by the coding sequence ATGAGACTGCAGATGCAAGCAATTCACTTTGATGCGGATCCAAAATTGTTATCATTCATCCAACAAAAACTGGATAAACTGGATACATTTTACGATCAGATTACAAGTGGTGAGGTGTTCTTAAAATTAGATAAAAGTGATAACGCCAAATTACACACCAAACTTCTCGAAGTTAAACTTTATGTACCGGGAGGAACGATGTTTGTAAAAGAACAAGGAACAACATTTGAAGAGGCAACTGATTTAGCAGTAGATACGTTGAAAATGCAGGTGAAAAAATTCAAGGACAAGCGTAATAACTCAAGAGCTCCTAAACTTATTGATGAAGTAGAAGAAACCGTAGAATTTGCGGTTATTGCAGAGGAAACCGAAGAATAA